Proteins encoded by one window of Vanacampus margaritifer isolate UIUO_Vmar chromosome 17, RoL_Vmar_1.0, whole genome shotgun sequence:
- the LOC144037564 gene encoding free fatty acid receptor 3 — MHVAVKDCVAIFVYSFTFLLGLPANLLVLSVYVRKARKHGATPNVVYALNLCLANLVLVAWLPVKALETLLQDWRLPAPVCPAYSFFLFSSLYGSCLFITAVTMGRYLSIAFPLVYKRYRRARISCVISAALWAFVLLHLGVGLVAEGGANFVSVKDDALACYDHFNASQLAVLLPLRLEMAAVLFLLPLIVSSFCTLRCVTLVWQSNLRPVGKRRVLAVALSTLAVFVVCYAPYNASHVVGFVTGENVAWRTYAMLTSSCNVFLEPVVMLMLSPVTSRGMVGRICGGQSRFSRTEGFRHHCTTPNTAANVRSPATITEGSQAAAGGSKLSQE, encoded by the coding sequence ATGCACGTGGCCGTCAAAGACTGCGTGGCTATCTTCGTCTATTCCTTCACTTTCTTGCTGGGCCTTCCCGCCAATCTGTTGGTTCTGTCCGTGTACGTCCGCAAAGCCCGCAAGCACGGCGCCACGCCCAACGTCGTCTACGCCCTCAACCTCTGCCTGGCCAATCTGGTTCTGGTGGCCTGGTTGCCCGTCAAGGCTTTGGAGACCTTGCTTCAAGACTGGCGGCTGCCGGCTCCCGTGTGCCCCGCTTATAGCTTCTTCCTCTTCTCGTCGCTCTACGGAAGCTGTCTGTTCATCACGGCGGTGACGATGGGACGCTACCTCAGCATCGCCTTCCCTCTCGTCTATAAACGCTACCGCCGGGCGAGGATCTCGTGCGTCATCAGCGCAGCCCTGTGGGCCTTTGTGCTGCTTCACCTCGGCGTCGGCCTCGTGGCAGAAGGCGGCGCCAACTTCGTCTCGGTCAAAGACGACGCTTTGGCGTGCTACGACCATTTCAATGCCTCCCAACTAGCCGTGCTGCTACCCCTCCGCCTCGAAATGGCCGCCGTTCTCTTCCTCCTGCCTCTGATCGTGTCGTCCTTCTGCACGCTTCGCTGCGTCACCCTGGTGTGGCAATCCAACTTACGGCCCGTGGGGAAAAGGCGGGTCCTCGCCGTGGCGCTGTCCACGCTGGCTGTGTTCGTGGTGTGCTACGCTCCCTACAACGCCTCGCACGTGGTGGGCTTTGTGACGGGGGAAAACGTCGCGTGGAGAACGTACGCCATGCTGACGAGCTCCTGTAACGTTTTCCTGGAGCCCGTCGTCATGTTGATGCTGTCGCCGGTCACGTCGAGGGGGATGGTGGGAAGAATTTGTGGAGGGCAAAGCAGGTTCAGTCGTACTGAAGGGTTTCGCCATCATTGCACCACTCCAAACACTGCGGCTAATGTCAGGTCGCCAGCTACGATCACCGAGGGGAGCCAAGCCGCGGCGGGCGGGTCTAAACTGAGTCAGGAATGA